The Balneolaceae bacterium sequence CATCCTATTTCATTTAATGTAGGTCTGAAGAAGCTCCTTTGAATAAATACTTAGTATTTGTTGGTACTTTAATACCTATCAGAAGATGTAAGATTGCTAAATTTGAGTAGCTACCCTTTACTCTTATTTCGAATCAGATAAAACAATTCATTTGAAGATATATGAGAAGGCTTTGCAAAACTCTGACTGTCAACCTGAACCTGTCCGCCGAAGCTTAGCGCAGGCAGACTTGTTTCAGGATCTCCAAATACTGGCTATTAAGACGAATGGAGAATCTGAATCGAGTTCAGATTGACCGATAACCACGGTTTTGAAAACCCTTCTATGAATCATTATTTATTTGATATGTTTTTTGATTTTGCCAGTCTTGAGATTTACTTGAAATGTATCATCAGGCAAGCGATTTTTGAAAATAGACATTACCTCGAAAACAGTTCTGAACTTTTCTTTAAAAGTTTCATGAAATTTTTGTTGAGTATTTTGGTTGGTAGAAATTTTTATCGTTGATTCAAACAGAGTTTTAGCAATAAATATGTATTGATTAAATCTTTTTATAGTTATATCAGGCATTGCCAGTTCCCCGGCATTTCTTAACCTGTAAAAATCAACACTCAAATCTGTTCCATTCCAATTTTCAAAATCTGAAAGTTTAAACCCTGCTTCCTGGGCAAGGAGATCTGCTTTTGTTTTGGCTTTATTCCAATCATGAGAAAAATTGGTGGTCATGTTTTCGATATCTGAATTACTATTTTTCAGCCACCTCTTATAGTCTGCGAATAATACAGAACTTTGTAGTTGAGTTGCAATTAGCATATCTAACCCTGTCATACCTGATAGCAGAGATCTAACATCGTCCGGCCACTCTCCTGGCAAAAAACGTAATCTGGATAGTTCTTTAATATGCCAATTTGTAAACTCAGAATAGTTTTTAGATTCTAAAACAGATTTATCCCATAATCTATCATAACCAATGCTGTTCAGGTAGTTCCACTCATCTTTGTAATGTGGAAAAAGCGTATCGAAGTTGGGGACATTCTCAATAATTATCGTTTCTACTTCAACTTGATTTTGGGCTTCATCTGTCGTTCGAACAATTTTGTACGCAGGAACGTAGGCCGCTACTGATGGCACCTGGATGTTTGTCAATACATTGCCGGACAAAGAGTCTCGTACAATAGATGTTCCATTCATATGCATGTGGCCCGCCACGTGAAAATTTAACCCGGTTCTTGCAAGTGTGATACTTGTATTTTCTTTTGGTACACGTGTCAATTGAAATTCATTTTCCCCCCATAATTGTTCAATTTTGGGTTTTGCACCATTATAGAAATCAACAGCTGGGAAATGACTGAATGCAATCAATGTTTTCCCTTTTTTCTCAGCTCTGTTTGAAACATCGGTTATCCACTCTAACAAATGTTTTTTATGAGTGATTAATTTGTTGTAACCGGTATTACCGGAGCCCGAAAAATTTCTTGCAGGATTGGAATTATTTTCCTTGTGAGGGATATAAACATTTGCATCGATAGCCAGCAGCCAAAGTCCTTCTACTGGTTCAACGAGATAACTCATATCCATTACTTGTTGGCAATTCGTATAGTTAGCCTGTTTATATTGACCTCCTGATCCTTCATGGCAGATTTCATATTGACGCTGTTCAAAGCTGAAATTATTTACTTCTTGTGAAATCGAATTCCGACCATCTTGATATCTTGAAAAGGGAGTTTCATAATAGATAGTATTCTGATCTGGTATTAGTCCAAATTCCCCCATCAAGTTAAACAAATCCTGATAGCCAAGATTTTTGATCTTATCACTGCAAACAACAGTGTGAGGTGCCGGTTCAGTTGAATGAGATGTCTGTGGAGAATAGGATGATTGGTCACTGCACCGCCGATGGTTATTAGAATATATTGGCTGCGGCCTGCCATCTGTTCCTAAAAAATCACTTTCTCCAGCTTCCATTGTGAAGGGACGAACCGGATCATGATTTCCCGGTGTTACAAAAAACTTCAGGTTATATTTGTTTTGATAACGGTTTAAAATTTCCACCAAACCCTTTATGTGAACCGGTTGTCCATCATCACTAAAATCTCCCGGGAGGGCAATTAATTTGATACCCCGCTTGACGGCATCATCCAATGCAGCTACAAAAGCAAAATAGTTTTCGTTAAACAATCTTGTTGAAGTAAGCTGGGCTTCCATTGTACGGATTGAAGCTGTTCTGTTCTGACCATTATATTCGGTCCTTAAACCTTGAAATCCGTCATTGCTAAAATCTGAAAAAACATCATGGAAATGTATATCCGGCATAAATGCAATTTCAAATTGAGGAGTTGAAATAGTTTTTGACTGAGATTCCGCTTCAATACTTTTACACAAAAAAATGATAATAGAAAAGAAAAACAGAAAAACTGATGAAAATCTCATAAATAAAAGATGGTTGTAAATATATTGTTTGAATTTATGAATGTGCTATTATTCTTCGAGAAAAAGATTTTGACAACCTATTGGAGCACTGATAGGATTACAGCGAGCAATTCCATCGGTATTCGGAAATCTTACGATATATCCTGAACCGAAAGGGCTAACTTCCGGGTAATCTGTACTAAGGTATTGTGCACCACTTTCGAAAGCAATTTCCATTCGTTTCGTACTTCCCGAACGGGCTTCGTTTGTTGGAGAATCTGTTCTTGTTCTTATAAGATATCCCTGAGATATACGTTCTTTTATTAAATTAGCTTGACGTAAAGCATCATTCATTTTGATAAAACCACCTGTTGGTTCTTCTGGTACAGAACTTACAAACATAACCCGACCCTCCAGGTTTGGATTTCCTTTGAGGTACATCGATTTATGTTCATCAGTATTATCAAGTGCAAATAGCACCTTTCCCCGACTTTCTGCAAGTGTTGGCCAGCCTTCATCTTGAACAGCTTCAGTTAATGTATCATAATTATTTCTAACATCATCAGGAGTGATGATATGATTGGGTTCAAATACCTCAAGAATTTCGTTATCAATTTCATGCATTAAAGAAGTATTAAAAGCGATAGGTTTAACAAATTTCATTGCTTCCCAATCACGGCGTTCTCCATCTTTTGCTTCCACCATAATCATGATGGGCAAATGATTGGGATTTTTATCAGACCAGTCGCCAATATCTGTCAGACACGATTTGAACGTGAGGCAGGTTGACCGGTAATCGACATCAGGAATGTGGATAATTTTAAATCCTGGCTGCATCATCTCTTCTGATTCAAGAAATTCTTCATCATCTATTAAAACAGCTCCGGATGGCTTAGCATATCGGCCGCCATTCGGATCAGCATACAGATCTAATTCAAACTGACGAATACCGAGATTTTCGAGCTGAATAGCTAAAGGTTTATGCTCGTATTCAATATCTTTTGCCCAACCATCTAAGTGATTATTTAACGCGGTAATAAGATCAGGGTGGGGGAGACGCTTATAACTGTTATGAGTACCGAGTACCTGGACATGATTCAGACGAATACATTGATCCGCATTATCGGCCGTGATTATATCACAATTGATATTTGAACCCGATATATCATCCTGGTTACCCGAACATCCATAACCCATAATCGAGATTAGCAGGAGAATCGAAAATCTGAGAGACATTTTTAGAAAATACATTTGCTTAAAATTTTACATGAAATTTTTAAAAAAAGAAAAGCCCGCCAATAGATTTTAATTCCATCTGACGGGCTTTGAGGTTATTAAATCGGTGTGATGGATTAATAACCTGGGTTTTGTTCTAAGTATCCTGGCTCCGAATTAGCTAAATCAATAGCTTCTTGGGGGATTGGAAAAACCCTACGAAATTCATCAGTAATTATGTACTGATTTAGATAACAAATCAATAATAATGTAAATGAACGCCAGTGATTGATTTAGTCTAAATTGATAAATCAGGATCTGATAGTTGATATAAATCGTTTGATATTTAAAGTAAAATTATTCATTCAAGTAATGAAAACGATTTCAATTTAACAAATAAATCTTGCCAGTTTTAAAAATAATGGGAGTGATAAAGCGCTTCTATTCATCTTACATCTTAGTGTTTTGAAATCGTAGTAGTAAAAACAAATTTTATATTGATTACTTAAAATGAGCTGGATACTACTGATTTATTTTACATAAAAACAGCAAAAAAGTTGCTATTAGAAAACGTTTTCATATCTTCAGAAATATTATTACTGTAAAACAGAACGTATTTGAGCTTTACCATATGAATATTAAGATACTTATTCTCTTTGTAACTCAGATTTTAATTCATTCTACACTTTGGTCACAGAATAATTTATCCGAGTGGCAACCGGAACACACTGAAACTTGGGATCCTGTTCCTGAAAAAGTGTATCAAAATCAAAACAACGGAATTCCATCCGATGCACTGGTTTTGTTTGATGGAAAAGATATGTCGCAATGGGAATCGAATGAGTGGCAGATTCAGGATGACCTATTAATAGCAGAGCCAAAAACCGGTGGCATTACAACAAAAAAATCTTTTGGTGATGTTCAGTTACATGTGGAATGGCGTATTCCCGAAAATGTAGATGGCGAATCACAGGGCAGGGGGAATAGCGGGATTTTTCTACAAGGGCTTTACGAGGTTCAGGTTTTAGATACATATGATAATCCCACATATACCAATGGTCAGGCAGGAGCGATCTATAAACAGTACCCTCCCGAAGTAAATGCTTCATTGCCAGCCGGAGACTGGCAAAAATATGACATCTATTTTGAAGCTCCTGTTTTCAGAGAAGATGGAAAGTTACTTAAACCGGCTTATATGACGGTCTTGCATAACGGTGTTTTTATACACAACCATGTAGAAGTAAAAGGCCCCACTATTTTAACAGGCCTCCCAAGTTATGAAAAACACGCTGACAAATTACCCCTATACATTCAGGGGTCTGGTCATCCTCTTGCGTTCAGAAATATATGGGTGCGGGAATTATAATTTTTTGGAATTGAAAGATTCAATTTCTACACAATGAAAAAATCTGGTTACAAACTTTCAAGAATATGAAACCACGAAAACTATTAATGATTTCTCTTTGCATTCTGACATTTTCATGCAATAGCGAAACGCAAAAGTCAGATCCCGTTGAACTAAATATTGCCGCTTACAATGTGGAGGTAAGCAGAAATGCAACTGCAAGTGAAATCGGGGAGGCACTTCAAGAATACAATCTGGATATTGTTGGTTTTTCTGAAGCACCGGGTGGCAACTGGACAAATGAAGTTGCTGAGGTTCTTGACATGGATCATGTTGTTGTAGGACAGTATACAACTGCAGGACACGATGATAAGTATAAAAGTATAATCAGTAGAACACCTTTATATAATATTGAAGAGTTTTTAATGACTGATACACTTCATACCGTTACAGAAGCAAGAACAATGATTGATGGACGAGAGATAGCAATTTATTCCGTACACTTTCCATTTGGCTGGAGAGATCAGGCACATATTGATGAAACAACAGCTAAAATTTCATCTTTTGTGGACTACCTGAAAGAAAAACAAACAGATGAAGTTTCAATTGTAATCGGTGATTTCAACTTTATCCCATCAAATGATAATTCAGAAAGTATGTACCATGAAATGTTTAAAGATGCAGAACTTGATTTTAGTTGGGATGATTTGGGAATAGATGTCACAAATAAAAATACACATAATGCACTCGAAGCTGAAGATGAAGGTAATGGAAATGTAATTGATCACATTATGTATAATCCGGATAAAGCAGAAGCAACAGATGGATCTATTATAGAGATGGAACAACCGCTTTCTGATCATAAACCGGTATGGGCGCGTATCCGTATCAAACCGGAGTAAAAAATTTAAAATCATAACTTTGTTTAAATATGAAGCATTTTTTCATCCTTCTGATTATAGGTTTTTCTTTGAGTTTGTTTACAGCCTGTAAAGAAAAAGAAGAGGTATCAAACTACTCTGATGATAGTCTCTACCTTTGGTCTCATAATGATTATGAACAAGAAGAACCGCTATTTGGAGCTCTGAATCATGGATTCCAAATGATTGAGGTTGACGTTCATTTGATTGATGAGGAATTGTATGTAACTCATGACCACCCCCAAAATATTGAAGGAACTCCGCTTTTGGAGGATCTATACCTACAGCCGCTTGTCAAATTTATCAAGCAAAATAACGGAGAGGTTTTGCCTGGTGATTCTCTTCCATTTTATCTGATTGTAGATATCAAAACGGAAGCTGATTCTACATATCGAACCCTTTTAGATCTTCTGGAAAATTACAAAGAATATTTCTATCGGAAAGAATCCGGCCGATGGATAGATGGCCCAATCCGTCTTCTTATATCTGGAAATCGACCTGAATTAAAGGTAGATGTAGCCAACCGAATTATTTTTCTTGATGGTCGAATATCGAATTTGGGTATGGATTTTTCTTCAGATCTTTATCCATTAATTAGTGATAATTGGTCAAATTATTTCTCCTGGGATGGAAATGGAGAAATGCCAAATGATGAACTTGAAAAACTTCGCACGTATGTTTCCAGAGCACATCAAGAAGATAAATTAATACGTTTTTGGGGTACAATTGATGACGAAAATGTTTGGAGTACTCTAATAGAAAACGGGGTTGATGTCATAAATGTAGATGATATCGAAAGAATGAAAGAGTTTCTTGATGAGAATTATGATGAACTGTGATGAATCTCTTTAAATACCTATTGGATAGTTTTTTATTGAAATCCACTACAAAACATTAAACAGAATAGTAGGGATTTATTGAATTATGTCCCTGTTTGTTCCATAACCAAATAACAGCCAATTTATGAATCAATCAGAAAACACATTAGCGGGGATCCAGCGAAGTCGGATATTTACGGGGATCTGCCTGGCGTTGCTGCCGACAGCGTTTACTTTTGTACTGGTTAGCAACATCTTGCAACAGCTCAAAACCGAATTTCTTCTCACGAACGCACAAGTCGGTTACATCGGCGGAGCAGCCCTGTGGGGAATGGCGCTTTCGTTATTACTGATTGGACCAACACTGGAAAAAATTGGATTTAAAACCTCCGTGAAGGGAGCATTTATAGCGCACCTTAGTGGTGTTACATTATTCCTGGCTGCATACGGATTTAGTGGTGCTTCCTATGCATTTTGGATTTTGTTCCTCGGTGCGGTGGGGTTCGGTTTAGGAAACGGTTTGATTGAAGTAGTAGGGAACAATCTGACGGCTGCACTTTTTCCGGACAATAAAACAACCAAACTCAATCATTTTCATGCTTTTTTTCCGGGAGGGATGGTATTTGGAGGCGTACTGGGCTGGGCAATGGTCCAGGTTGGCAGTTTAGGTGGAATCAATATCGGTCACTGGAGTGTTCAGATTGCAATTGTCTACATTCCGGTACTGATCTACGGATATCTGCTGCTGCCGGTGAAGTTTCCTCCAACTTTGACCCGTGAGGCGGGAATACCTATCAAAGAGATGTTCAAGTATACATTTACTCATCCGTTGGTATGGGCACTAATCATTTTGAAGATGATCACCCTGTCACTGGAACTGGGGCCTGGCCGGTGGATTCCGGAGGTGCTGCAGGCTGCCGGTGTACATGGCATCCTGGTGTTTGCCTGGATCAGCGGAATTATGATGCTGCTGCGATTTTTTGCCGGCCCGTTTGTGGAGAGGCTTTCGCCTCCCGGGATGCTGTTTGCCGGTTCTCTTCTGACAGGCATCGGGCTGCTTCTTTTTGCCTTTTTTGAAAGCGGACTGTTGATATTAATGATTGCAGCCACGGTGTATGCGGCCGGGATCGCCTTCCATTTTCCAACGATGGTAGGATTGATGAGCGAACGATTTCCGAGGGCGGGATCGCTGGGAATCGTCTTACTGATGGGAATGGGATTTTTTGGGGCTGGAGCTTCTAATGCCATTATGGGAGGGATTGCGGATCAATACCTGCCGGATGCCCTGGATGAGCAGAAAACTGTTCAGATCCTGCAGGAGATCGATCAGCGCTTCCCCGAATACATAGCCATT is a genomic window containing:
- a CDS encoding metallophosphoesterase, which encodes MRFSSVFLFFFSIIIFLCKSIEAESQSKTISTPQFEIAFMPDIHFHDVFSDFSNDGFQGLRTEYNGQNRTASIRTMEAQLTSTRLFNENYFAFVAALDDAVKRGIKLIALPGDFSDDGQPVHIKGLVEILNRYQNKYNLKFFVTPGNHDPVRPFTMEAGESDFLGTDGRPQPIYSNNHRRCSDQSSYSPQTSHSTEPAPHTVVCSDKIKNLGYQDLFNLMGEFGLIPDQNTIYYETPFSRYQDGRNSISQEVNNFSFEQRQYEICHEGSGGQYKQANYTNCQQVMDMSYLVEPVEGLWLLAIDANVYIPHKENNSNPARNFSGSGNTGYNKLITHKKHLLEWITDVSNRAEKKGKTLIAFSHFPAVDFYNGAKPKIEQLWGENEFQLTRVPKENTSITLARTGLNFHVAGHMHMNGTSIVRDSLSGNVLTNIQVPSVAAYVPAYKIVRTTDEAQNQVEVETIIIENVPNFDTLFPHYKDEWNYLNSIGYDRLWDKSVLESKNYSEFTNWHIKELSRLRFLPGEWPDDVRSLLSGMTGLDMLIATQLQSSVLFADYKRWLKNSNSDIENMTTNFSHDWNKAKTKADLLAQEAGFKLSDFENWNGTDLSVDFYRLRNAGELAMPDITIKRFNQYIFIAKTLFESTIKISTNQNTQQKFHETFKEKFRTVFEVMSIFKNRLPDDTFQVNLKTGKIKKHIK
- a CDS encoding phosphatidylinositol-specific phospholipase C1-like protein, with protein sequence MSLRFSILLLISIMGYGCSGNQDDISGSNINCDIITADNADQCIRLNHVQVLGTHNSYKRLPHPDLITALNNHLDGWAKDIEYEHKPLAIQLENLGIRQFELDLYADPNGGRYAKPSGAVLIDDEEFLESEEMMQPGFKIIHIPDVDYRSTCLTFKSCLTDIGDWSDKNPNHLPIMIMVEAKDGERRDWEAMKFVKPIAFNTSLMHEIDNEILEVFEPNHIITPDDVRNNYDTLTEAVQDEGWPTLAESRGKVLFALDNTDEHKSMYLKGNPNLEGRVMFVSSVPEEPTGGFIKMNDALRQANLIKERISQGYLIRTRTDSPTNEARSGSTKRMEIAFESGAQYLSTDYPEVSPFGSGYIVRFPNTDGIARCNPISAPIGCQNLFLEE
- a CDS encoding DUF1080 domain-containing protein, with the translated sequence MNIKILILFVTQILIHSTLWSQNNLSEWQPEHTETWDPVPEKVYQNQNNGIPSDALVLFDGKDMSQWESNEWQIQDDLLIAEPKTGGITTKKSFGDVQLHVEWRIPENVDGESQGRGNSGIFLQGLYEVQVLDTYDNPTYTNGQAGAIYKQYPPEVNASLPAGDWQKYDIYFEAPVFREDGKLLKPAYMTVLHNGVFIHNHVEVKGPTILTGLPSYEKHADKLPLYIQGSGHPLAFRNIWVREL
- a CDS encoding endonuclease/exonuclease/phosphatase family protein codes for the protein MKPRKLLMISLCILTFSCNSETQKSDPVELNIAAYNVEVSRNATASEIGEALQEYNLDIVGFSEAPGGNWTNEVAEVLDMDHVVVGQYTTAGHDDKYKSIISRTPLYNIEEFLMTDTLHTVTEARTMIDGREIAIYSVHFPFGWRDQAHIDETTAKISSFVDYLKEKQTDEVSIVIGDFNFIPSNDNSESMYHEMFKDAELDFSWDDLGIDVTNKNTHNALEAEDEGNGNVIDHIMYNPDKAEATDGSIIEMEQPLSDHKPVWARIRIKPE
- a CDS encoding phosphatidylinositol-specific phospholipase C/glycerophosphodiester phosphodiesterase family protein — its product is MKHFFILLIIGFSLSLFTACKEKEEVSNYSDDSLYLWSHNDYEQEEPLFGALNHGFQMIEVDVHLIDEELYVTHDHPQNIEGTPLLEDLYLQPLVKFIKQNNGEVLPGDSLPFYLIVDIKTEADSTYRTLLDLLENYKEYFYRKESGRWIDGPIRLLISGNRPELKVDVANRIIFLDGRISNLGMDFSSDLYPLISDNWSNYFSWDGNGEMPNDELEKLRTYVSRAHQEDKLIRFWGTIDDENVWSTLIENGVDVINVDDIERMKEFLDENYDEL
- a CDS encoding MFS transporter, with amino-acid sequence MNQSENTLAGIQRSRIFTGICLALLPTAFTFVLVSNILQQLKTEFLLTNAQVGYIGGAALWGMALSLLLIGPTLEKIGFKTSVKGAFIAHLSGVTLFLAAYGFSGASYAFWILFLGAVGFGLGNGLIEVVGNNLTAALFPDNKTTKLNHFHAFFPGGMVFGGVLGWAMVQVGSLGGINIGHWSVQIAIVYIPVLIYGYLLLPVKFPPTLTREAGIPIKEMFKYTFTHPLVWALIILKMITLSLELGPGRWIPEVLQAAGVHGILVFAWISGIMMLLRFFAGPFVERLSPPGMLFAGSLLTGIGLLLFAFFESGLLILMIAATVYAAGIAFHFPTMVGLMSERFPRAGSLGIVLLMGMGFFGAGASNAIMGGIADQYLPDALDEQKTVQILQEIDQRFPEYIAIAEQAEGDPQQIQELGYTRTDLENILSQAEQALAYYEQNGSFDTEHTPEALRALLDAAISQESDLTDRAFAVLRPADNYGGRMSFLYIAPAAFLLALIFLGVYINDKRKGGYKISKL